In the Posidoniimonas polymericola genome, one interval contains:
- the holA gene encoding DNA polymerase III subunit delta, protein MAKNSSAVIALDYLLAPEASELGSLVVVAGDEPFLKREVMQSVRGRLSADNELACSVFAGRECDWRDVSDSLTSVSLFGGASAAVVEDADTFVTRYRPQLEDYAAKEKHPGTLVLDVKQWPGNTRLAKAHAGKGALIKCQIPDRGAELGAFQRSAKKWLAQRAESTHEASIDAGALDALFDLLPLSLGVMDQEVSKLALLASETKRIDAALVRAHVGGWRTRKTWDMIDAIADGDARGAIEQLDRLLRAGEQPIGLMAQVGSSLRKFSAAACLIEQAEAAGRRTSLRDALERAGIMRFKLTDAERQLKQIGRGRAAQLDQWLLDSDLALKGHNSTANRARTELERLIVRLSKAADERRAG, encoded by the coding sequence TTGGCAAAAAACTCCTCGGCGGTGATCGCGCTCGACTACTTGCTCGCCCCCGAGGCGAGCGAGCTGGGCTCGCTGGTGGTGGTCGCGGGCGACGAGCCGTTTCTCAAACGCGAGGTGATGCAGTCGGTCCGCGGGCGGTTGTCCGCCGACAACGAGCTGGCGTGCAGCGTCTTCGCCGGCCGCGAGTGCGACTGGCGGGACGTTTCCGATTCGCTCACCAGCGTCTCGTTGTTTGGCGGCGCGTCGGCCGCCGTGGTCGAGGACGCCGACACATTTGTCACCCGCTACCGGCCCCAGCTCGAGGACTACGCCGCCAAGGAGAAGCACCCCGGCACGCTGGTGCTCGACGTCAAGCAGTGGCCCGGCAACACCCGGTTGGCGAAGGCCCACGCCGGCAAGGGCGCCCTTATCAAGTGCCAGATCCCCGACCGGGGCGCCGAGCTTGGCGCCTTCCAGCGGTCGGCCAAGAAGTGGCTCGCCCAGCGGGCCGAGAGCACGCACGAGGCGTCGATCGACGCCGGCGCCCTCGACGCGTTGTTCGACCTGCTGCCGTTGAGCCTTGGCGTGATGGACCAGGAGGTGAGCAAGCTGGCCCTGCTCGCCAGCGAGACCAAACGGATCGACGCCGCCCTCGTGCGCGCGCACGTAGGCGGCTGGCGGACCCGCAAGACCTGGGACATGATCGACGCCATCGCCGACGGCGACGCCCGGGGAGCCATCGAGCAGCTCGACCGCCTGCTCCGCGCAGGCGAGCAGCCGATCGGGCTGATGGCCCAGGTCGGGTCCTCGCTGCGGAAGTTCTCGGCGGCGGCTTGCCTGATCGAGCAGGCCGAGGCCGCCGGCCGCCGCACCTCGCTCCGCGACGCGCTCGAGCGGGCCGGCATCATGCGGTTCAAGCTCACCGACGCCGAGCGGCAGTTGAAGCAGATCGGCCGTGGCCGCGCGGCCCAGCTCGACCAGTGGCTGCTCGACTCCGACCTGGCGCTCAAGGGGCACAACAGCACCGCGAACCGCGCCCGCACCGAGCTCGAGCGGCTGATTGTCCGGCTGAGCAAGGCGGCCGACGAGCGCCGCGCCGGTTGA
- the ccoS gene encoding cbb3-type cytochrome oxidase assembly protein CcoS: MSVVYIMLPVALLLAGVGVVAFCWAVRDGQLDDLDSEAARLLEDDEDARIGRS, encoded by the coding sequence ATGTCGGTCGTTTACATCATGCTGCCGGTCGCCCTGCTGCTGGCGGGTGTGGGCGTCGTGGCGTTCTGCTGGGCCGTCCGAGACGGGCAGCTCGACGACCTCGACAGCGAGGCCGCACGACTGCTTGAGGACGACGAAGACGCCCGCATCGGCCGTTCATAG